One genomic segment of Mytilus trossulus isolate FHL-02 chromosome 4, PNRI_Mtr1.1.1.hap1, whole genome shotgun sequence includes these proteins:
- the LOC134716423 gene encoding kin of IRRE-like protein 3 gives MKILVAFCVVVSLGKEIQTCQDGDCMKLEKYTYCNSEPSIDLECSNNVPGARPRSWIHSFKSKFIRKLKGIVYNNTRHVLSIPFCSSMDIGQYICIWDIPGNPSIKKTTTLIVNGPAIVSSHLVYTRTTWTEMNLKVMFYSHPIPSQLKWYVNDKEIKPGPKYSQPIYFTKVSLRLHDNIHVNISGYTAYLTIYKDTYDPTGIYQCVIENTFGSTKEIINVKEEMMLQKPTTESVTIVGAVLGATLASTLFIVVLCCVVFVKKMRQKVTGKNRNIMNREY, from the exons ATGAAGATACTGGTAGCTTTTTGTGTTGTAGTTTCACTAGGAAAGGAAATACAAACGTGTCAAGACGGAGACTGCATGAAActtgaaaaatatacatattgtaACTCTGAACCTAGCATCGATTTGGAATGTAGCAATAATGTACCAGGTGCGAGACCACGATCGTGGATACATTCTTTTAAATCAAAGTTTATTCGTAAGTTAAAGGGAATAGTGTACAATAATACACGTCATGTATTATCTATACCATTTTGTAGTAGTATGGATATAGGTCAGTATATTTGTATTTGGGATATTCCTGGAAATCCTTCCATCAAAAAGACGACAACACTGATAGTTAATG GTCCTGCAATTGTTTCGTCTCATCTTGTGTACACACGGACAACTTGGACTGAGATGAATTTGAAAGTGATGTTTTACTCTCATCCAATTCCTTCACAATTAAAATGGTATGTGAACGACAAGGAAATCAAGCCAGGACCAAAGTACTCACAACCGATCTACTTTACAAAAGTATCATTGCGATTACAcgataatatacatgtaaatatttctgGATATACAGCCTACCTTACTATTTATAAAGATACATATGATCCTACAGGCATTTATCAATGTGTTATAGAAAATACATTTGGATCAACGAAAGAAATTATCAATGTCAAAGAAG aaaTGATGCTCCAGAAACCAACTACAGAATCAGTTACTATAGTTGGTGCTGTTTTGGGTGCCACATTAGCTTCAACGTTGTTTATTGTTGTACTATGCTGTGttgtttttgtaaagaaaatgcggCAAAAAGTTACAggtaaaaatagaaatatcatGAATAGAGAAtattaa
- the LOC134714667 gene encoding cytochrome P450 2C20-like, protein MDTMIEWTYLELFIFITVGLFTWLWIRSRRPNSYPPGPTPLPLIGNFYNISDGDFLKAVRDLRKKHGDIFSMSLGTYWVIVVNGADNIRELLNSRGEKMLDRPPIYILKLNDSYGIPSASGRLWKEHRTFALNKLKTFGFGKRNFESRILEEVEVFLDSLKGFKEKPVDLRDIINISISNNVMSIVIGRRFDYDDPKFKYYIDLLGHNFRNLEVAGVLAFLPEIFTKIPGDPFGAHKLDDLIAKTREFYINEVKEHKEHFDDNNINDFIDAFIKEMRERKDEEDTTFTDKQLTAVVGDLFSTGTETTSTTIMWAILYLIRNKYIQDKMHQEIVDVVGHSRLPNMADKPHLPFCEAVILESLRLGNIVPFAIPYYVTEDFEYKGYMFPKEAIIFLSIDSALSSEETFPNSDEFNPDRFIDADGNLHSQEKILAFSAGRRVCLGESLARMELFLYLTSMVQRYEFLSPEGQDPPSTKGHLGITRTPLPYDCRAILRS, encoded by the exons ATGGACACAATGATTGAATGGACATATTTAGAgctgtttatatttataactgtGGGGTTATTTACATGGCTATGGATACGATCAAGAAGACCAAACAGTTATCCGCCAGGCCCAACGCCTCTTCCGCTGATAGGGAACTTTTATAACATCTCAGATGGAGATTTTCTTAAAGCAGTCCGAGATCTCAGGAAAAAACATGGCGATATATTTAGCATGTCTCTTGGAACCTATTGGGTTATTGTCGTCAATGGTGCAGATAATATTCGTGAATTGCTCAACTCTAGAGGAGAAAAGATGCTAGACAGACCACcaatttatatattgaaattaaacgACAGTTATG GTATCCCGTCAGCAAGCGGAAGATTATGGAAAGAACATAGAACATTtgctttaaacaaattaaagactTTTGGATTTGGTAAGCGTAATTTTGAATCCAGGATTTTGGAAGAAGTAGAGGTATTTTTAGATTCCCTGAAAGGATTCAAAGAAAAGCCTGTCGATTTAAGGGACATAATTAACATAAGTATATCCAATAATGTTATGTCAATTGTGATTGGACGAAGATTCGATTATGACGATCctaaattcaaatattacatTGACCTCTTGGGTCATAATTTCAGAAATTTGGAAGTAGCAGGTGTGTTGGCATTCTTACCCGAGATTTTCACCAAAATACCAGGTGATCCGTTCGGAGCTCACAAGCTAGACGATCTTATTGCTAAAACTAGAGAGTTTTATATTAACGAAGTAAAAGAGCACAAGGAACATTTCGACGATAACAACATCAACGATTTTATTGATGCTTTTATCAAAGAAATGAGGGAAAGAAAAGACGAAGAGGACACCACTTTTACAG ATAAGCAGCTGACTGCAGTTGTTGGAGACCTTTTCTCAACAGGAACAGAAACCACATCAACAACAATCATGTGGGCAATCCTATACCTCATTCgcaataaatatattcaagatAAGATGCACCAGGAAATTGTAGACGTTGTCGGACATTCTCGTTTACCAAATATGGCAGACAAACCACACCTACCGTTCTGTGAGGCTGTTATACTTGAGTCATTACGATTAGGAAACATAGTTCCGTTTGCTATTCCATACTATGTAACTGAGGATTTCGAGTACAAAGGATATATGTTTCCGAAAGAAGCTATCATATTTCTAAGCATTGATTCTGCTTTATCAAGTGAGGAAACATTTCCAAACAGCGATGAATTTAATCCGGACCGTTTTATTGATGCAGATGGCAATCTACATAGTCAAGAGAAAATTCTAGCTTTCTCAGCAG GTAGGAGGGTTTGTCTTGGAGAATCTTTAGCCAGAATGGAGTTGTTTCTGTATTTGACGTCAATGGTGCAGAGATATGAGTTTCTTTCACCGGAAGGACAGGATCCACCCTCTACTAAAGGACACCTAGGTATAACTCGCACACCATTACCATATGACTGTAGAGCTATTCTACGTAGCTGA